The Mesorhizobium sp. NBSH29 genome has a segment encoding these proteins:
- a CDS encoding alpha-D-glucose phosphate-specific phosphoglucomutase, producing MINIVATKPFDDQKPGTSGLRKKVPVFQQPNYAENFIQSIFDSLEGFEGKDLVIGGDGRYFNREVIQIAVRMAAANGFGSVIIGQGGILSTPAASHIIRKYKAFGGIILSASHNPGGPKEDFGIKYNIGNGGPAPENVTDAIYARTKTIDSYRIADAPEIDIDTIGTHDIGAMKVRVIDSVADYAQMMETLFDFDAIRTLFKGGFRMAFDAMHAVTGPYAKEILENRLGAPEGTARNFVPLPDFGGHHPDPNLVYAKQLYDDLMGENAPDFGAASDGDGDRNLIIGRGIFVTPSDSLALLAANAHLAPAYKDGLKGIARSMPTSCAADRVAEKLGVGLYETPTGWKFFGNLLDAGLVTICGEESAGTGSDHIREKDGLWAVLLWLNILAVRKQSVAEIVTGHWSEYGRNYYARHDYEAVETDRANTLIKELRDKLPTLVGHGINGLTVVSADDFAYHDPVDGSVSEHQGVRILFEGGSRVVFRLSGTGTSGATLRVYIERYEAADGDHTMETQAALSGLIAAAEAVAGIRKHTGRDKPSVVT from the coding sequence ATGATCAACATCGTCGCGACCAAGCCTTTTGACGACCAGAAGCCGGGAACCTCGGGCCTGCGCAAGAAAGTGCCGGTGTTCCAGCAGCCGAACTATGCGGAAAACTTTATCCAGTCGATCTTTGACAGTCTGGAAGGCTTTGAAGGCAAGGATCTGGTGATCGGCGGCGACGGCCGCTATTTCAACCGTGAGGTCATCCAGATTGCGGTCCGCATGGCGGCAGCCAACGGGTTTGGCAGCGTTATCATCGGGCAGGGCGGCATTCTGTCGACGCCGGCTGCCTCGCACATCATCCGCAAATACAAGGCGTTTGGAGGGATCATTCTCTCGGCCAGCCATAATCCCGGCGGCCCGAAGGAAGATTTCGGCATCAAATACAATATTGGCAATGGCGGCCCGGCACCTGAAAACGTCACAGACGCCATCTATGCCCGCACCAAAACCATCGACAGCTACAGGATCGCCGACGCGCCGGAGATCGATATCGACACCATTGGCACCCATGACATTGGCGCGATGAAAGTCCGGGTGATCGATTCAGTTGCTGACTATGCGCAGATGATGGAAACGCTTTTCGATTTCGACGCGATCCGCACCCTGTTCAAGGGCGGATTTCGAATGGCCTTCGATGCCATGCATGCGGTCACCGGTCCCTACGCGAAGGAGATTTTGGAAAACCGCCTTGGCGCACCGGAAGGCACCGCGCGCAATTTCGTGCCGCTGCCAGATTTCGGCGGCCATCATCCAGATCCCAATCTGGTGTACGCCAAACAGCTCTATGACGATTTGATGGGCGAGAATGCCCCTGATTTTGGCGCGGCATCGGATGGCGATGGCGACCGAAACCTGATCATCGGGCGCGGCATCTTTGTCACGCCTTCGGATTCGCTGGCCCTTCTCGCCGCCAACGCGCATCTGGCCCCCGCCTACAAAGACGGACTGAAAGGCATCGCCCGCTCCATGCCAACCAGCTGCGCCGCCGACAGGGTTGCCGAAAAACTTGGCGTCGGACTATATGAAACGCCGACCGGCTGGAAATTTTTCGGCAACCTGCTCGATGCGGGTCTGGTCACCATATGCGGGGAAGAAAGCGCCGGCACCGGATCTGACCATATTCGCGAGAAGGACGGTCTCTGGGCCGTGCTTTTGTGGCTGAACATCCTGGCTGTGCGCAAACAGAGCGTGGCCGAGATCGTCACCGGACATTGGTCAGAGTACGGCCGCAACTACTATGCGCGCCATGATTATGAGGCGGTGGAAACCGACCGTGCCAATACGCTCATCAAAGAGCTGCGCGATAAACTGCCAACGCTGGTGGGGCACGGCATCAACGGCCTGACGGTGGTTTCAGCGGATGACTTTGCCTATCACGATCCGGTTGATGGCTCGGTCAGCGAGCATCAGGGCGTGCGCATCCTGTTTGAAGGCGGTTCGCGCGTGGTGTTTCGGCTGTCCGGTACCGGCACGTCGGGGGCGACGCTGCGCGTCTATATTGAACGCTACGAAGCGGCCGACGGCGATCACACCATGGAAACCCAGGCCGCTCTATCAGGGCTGATTGCCGCTGCCGAGGCCGTCGCGGGGATCAGGAAGCATACCGGGCGCGACAAACCGAGTGTCGTGACCTGA
- a CDS encoding peptide ABC transporter substrate-binding protein: MHKFLRTTMLATSLIVAGGAYMTPAFAEVVYNRGNSADPESLDPHKTSTVYEAHILRDLFQGLVMQDQNAELIPGAAESWTVSDDGLVYTFKLRADGVWSDGSPVTAEDFVYSFRRLQDPTTAAEYASMLYVIKNAEEANTKGGKLDDMGVKAIDATTLEITLKAPTPYFLELLTHQSAYPVNKAAIDKMGADWIKAGNLISNGAYTLAEFIPNDHIKVVKNPKFFDADSVKIDVVNFVPTEDRSTAIKRFEAGELDSNDDIPTEQMADLKSKFGDQLRIGAYLGTYYYAIRTDKEPWTNVELRNAVSMAIDRDFLAEKVWQNSMIPGYSMVPPGIDGYTSEAATFADMSQIDREDKAKEVLAKLGYGPDKPLKMEIRYNTSENHKNTAVAIQEQLKPLGIEVSLLNTDTKTHYSHLEQKGDFDVARVGWIADYKDPETFLGISVKASGNNYSNFNNPAYEEAMTKAAAAGGNPEERMKLLSQAERILIDEVGQIPLLHYSYKNLVSPKLKGFEENVMDVHPSRFMSKE, encoded by the coding sequence ATGCATAAATTTCTCAGGACGACCATGCTCGCCACGAGCCTGATCGTGGCCGGCGGGGCTTATATGACGCCAGCTTTTGCGGAGGTCGTCTACAACCGCGGTAATTCTGCCGATCCGGAATCGCTTGATCCGCACAAGACCTCGACGGTTTACGAGGCGCATATTCTACGCGATCTGTTCCAGGGCCTGGTGATGCAGGACCAGAACGCCGAGCTGATTCCCGGTGCCGCCGAAAGCTGGACGGTTTCCGATGACGGGCTCGTCTACACGTTCAAGCTGCGGGCCGATGGCGTCTGGTCAGACGGCTCACCGGTAACGGCAGAAGACTTCGTCTACTCCTTCCGCCGCCTCCAGGACCCGACCACGGCTGCTGAATATGCCTCAATGCTCTACGTCATCAAGAATGCCGAAGAGGCGAACACCAAGGGCGGCAAGCTGGACGACATGGGCGTCAAGGCCATCGACGCGACCACGCTTGAGATTACGCTGAAGGCGCCGACTCCTTATTTTCTCGAATTGCTCACCCACCAGTCTGCCTACCCGGTCAACAAGGCTGCCATTGATAAAATGGGCGCTGACTGGATCAAGGCTGGAAATCTGATTTCGAACGGCGCTTATACGCTCGCTGAATTCATTCCCAACGACCACATCAAGGTGGTCAAGAACCCGAAGTTCTTTGACGCAGACAGCGTCAAGATCGATGTCGTCAACTTCGTCCCGACCGAGGACCGCTCGACCGCCATCAAGCGCTTTGAAGCCGGTGAGCTTGATTCCAACGACGATATTCCCACCGAGCAGATGGCCGATCTAAAGTCCAAATTTGGCGACCAGCTGCGCATCGGTGCCTATCTCGGCACCTATTACTACGCCATCAGGACCGACAAGGAACCATGGACCAATGTGGAGCTGCGCAATGCCGTTTCCATGGCGATTGACCGTGACTTCCTGGCCGAAAAAGTCTGGCAGAACTCGATGATCCCAGGCTATTCGATGGTGCCTCCTGGCATCGATGGCTACACGTCAGAAGCAGCGACTTTCGCTGACATGTCGCAGATCGATCGTGAGGACAAGGCCAAGGAAGTGCTGGCCAAGCTTGGCTATGGTCCCGACAAGCCGTTGAAGATGGAAATCCGCTACAACACCTCGGAAAACCATAAGAACACCGCCGTTGCCATCCAGGAACAGCTGAAGCCGCTGGGCATCGAAGTGTCGCTTCTCAACACCGACACCAAGACCCATTACAGCCATCTGGAGCAGAAGGGTGATTTCGACGTCGCCCGCGTTGGCTGGATCGCCGACTACAAGGACCCCGAGACCTTCCTCGGCATCTCCGTCAAGGCAAGCGGCAACAACTACTCCAACTTCAACAACCCTGCCTATGAGGAAGCCATGACCAAGGCTGCCGCTGCCGGCGGCAATCCGGAAGAGCGTATGAAGCTTCTTTCACAGGCCGAGCGCATTCTGATCGACGAAGTCGGCCAGATCCCGCTGCTGCACTACAGCTATAAGAACCTCGTTTCCCCCAAGCTGAAAGGCTTTGAGGAAAACGTCATGGATGTGCATCCTTCGCGCTTCATGAGCAAGGAATAG
- a CDS encoding ABC transporter permease subunit, producing MFVYVLRRLLTAIPTLFVIVTLAFFLMRIAPGGPFNQERGLSPEIKANLEAQFGLGDPLWLQYWNYLTNLLHGNFGPSYVLPDFTVGELFAKGLPISVQLGASALVLALVIGGTLGIIAALNQNKGADYAVIATATAGSTIPTFVIAPVIQLLFGLTWSLLPIGGWGNGALLNKIGPILTLALPQMAIVARLMRGSMIESLHSHHIRTARAMGLSDWSVVIKHALRGAVLPIISYAGPAAAALLTGSVIVETIFSIPGIGRYFVEAALNRDYTLVMGTVVVIAIFTIIFNLIVDILYAVVDPRVRYD from the coding sequence ATGTTTGTGTATGTGCTGCGGCGGTTGCTGACCGCCATTCCAACGCTGTTTGTGATCGTCACACTGGCGTTTTTCCTGATGCGTATCGCACCCGGCGGGCCGTTCAATCAGGAGCGTGGGCTGAGCCCGGAAATCAAGGCCAATCTCGAAGCCCAGTTCGGACTTGGCGATCCGCTCTGGCTGCAATACTGGAACTATCTGACCAACCTTTTGCACGGCAACTTCGGCCCGAGCTATGTGTTGCCGGACTTCACCGTCGGCGAACTGTTTGCCAAAGGCCTGCCAATCTCGGTGCAGTTGGGCGCCTCGGCGCTGGTTTTGGCGCTTGTGATCGGCGGCACACTCGGCATTATCGCCGCACTGAACCAGAACAAGGGCGCCGACTATGCGGTGATCGCCACCGCGACAGCCGGCAGCACCATCCCGACTTTCGTCATTGCGCCCGTGATCCAGCTGCTGTTCGGCCTGACCTGGAGCCTGTTGCCCATAGGCGGCTGGGGCAATGGAGCGCTGCTCAACAAGATCGGTCCGATCCTGACACTGGCGCTGCCGCAGATGGCCATCGTGGCGCGTCTGATGCGCGGCTCGATGATTGAATCGCTGCATTCGCACCATATCCGCACCGCCCGTGCCATGGGTCTTTCCGATTGGTCGGTGGTGATAAAGCACGCGCTGCGTGGCGCGGTGCTGCCGATCATCTCCTATGCCGGCCCCGCCGCGGCAGCACTGCTGACCGGGTCGGTGATCGTCGAAACGATCTTTTCCATCCCCGGTATCGGCCGCTATTTCGTCGAGGCCGCCCTCAACCGCGACTATACCCTGGTGATGGGCACCGTGGTGGTAATCGCCATCTTCACCATCATCTTCAACCTGATTGTCGACATCTTGTATGCGGTGGTCGATCCGAGGGTTCGCTATGACTGA
- a CDS encoding ABC transporter permease, translating into MTDLAIDDFKPATTVGRSLWGDAWARLKANKAAMFSLFYLCFITILCVVGPYFVPHLYTTIYADYVRQAPSTAPYPQADMIETALNDAVKRMRVDIKEWHQEGDDIFVTLSSEKKIDERNIRYLDRSNAFDGAKVDSTSADGLEMTLSTRIKPKYFLFGTDNVGRDLLSRTLMAGRISLAIGLLAGFVAVSIGVVYGATAGFIGGKTDEIMMRIVDVLYSLPFIFFVIMLVVFFGRNFVLMFIAVGAVLWLDMARIVRGQALSIRRQEYVQAAEAMGVSTRGIVRRHVIPNLLGPVVIYMTLLVPQVILLESFLSFLGLGVQEPMTSWGVLISDGAKNIGTANWLLLFPAFFLVSTLFALNFIGDGLRDALDPKDR; encoded by the coding sequence ATGACTGATCTGGCCATCGACGACTTCAAGCCCGCCACCACGGTTGGGCGCTCGCTCTGGGGCGATGCCTGGGCACGGCTGAAGGCCAACAAGGCGGCCATGTTCAGCCTGTTCTATCTATGTTTCATCACCATCCTGTGCGTGGTGGGGCCTTATTTCGTGCCGCATCTCTACACCACCATCTATGCCGACTATGTACGCCAGGCACCGAGCACCGCGCCCTATCCCCAGGCCGACATGATCGAGACCGCGCTCAACGACGCGGTCAAGCGGATGCGCGTCGACATCAAGGAATGGCATCAGGAGGGCGACGACATTTTCGTGACGCTGTCCTCGGAAAAGAAAATCGACGAGCGCAATATCCGCTATCTCGACCGCTCCAACGCCTTTGACGGCGCCAAGGTCGACAGCACTTCCGCCGATGGTCTGGAGATGACGCTGAGCACGCGGATCAAGCCGAAATACTTCCTGTTCGGCACCGACAATGTCGGTCGCGATCTCTTGTCACGCACGCTGATGGCCGGACGCATCTCGCTAGCGATCGGACTTCTGGCCGGTTTCGTGGCAGTTTCCATCGGCGTTGTTTACGGTGCCACCGCGGGCTTTATCGGCGGCAAGACCGACGAGATCATGATGCGCATCGTCGACGTTCTCTATTCGCTGCCGTTCATCTTCTTCGTCATCATGCTGGTGGTGTTTTTTGGCAGGAATTTTGTCCTCATGTTCATTGCCGTCGGCGCGGTGCTGTGGCTCGATATGGCCCGCATCGTGCGCGGCCAGGCCCTGTCGATCCGCCGGCAGGAATATGTCCAGGCCGCCGAAGCCATGGGGGTTTCAACCCGCGGCATTGTGCGCCGACACGTCATCCCCAATCTGCTCGGACCGGTGGTGATCTACATGACACTTCTGGTGCCGCAGGTGATCCTTCTGGAAAGCTTCCTGTCCTTCCTGGGACTGGGCGTGCAGGAGCCGATGACGAGTTGGGGCGTGTTGATTTCGGACGGCGCCAAGAACATCGGCACGGCCAACTGGCTGCTGCTTTTCCCTGCTTTCTTCCTCGTCTCGACGCTGTTTGCACTGAACTTTATCGGCGATGGGCTGCGTGACGCGCTCGACCCCAAGGACCGCTAG
- a CDS encoding ABC transporter ATP-binding protein: MTKENPILSVKDLYVRFRTLDGAVEAVKGINLHVNAGETVAIVGESGSGKSQTMMAAMRLLAGNGEATGSVDYRGKNLLAMRKSEINQVRGKKITMIFQEPMTSLDPLYTIGNQLIEPIQRHQKLGAAAAHKEALRLLELVQIPEPERRMKSYPYEMSGGQRQRVMIAMALANDPDILIADEPTTALDVTIQAQILALLAELQAKLGMAIVFITHDLGIVRRFADRVYVMRKGEVVEEGTTEKVFEHPAHEYTKMLLLAEPTGTKAPVPASAPILLQGKDVEVTFRIGGGFLAGPPMLLKAVDKISITLRKGQTIGIVGESGSGKSTLGRALLRLLSSKGNIRFGEQTISETDRGDMHKLRRELQLVFQDPFGSLSPRMTVGQIVTEGLLVHETQLSRQERDRRACAALEEVGLDPATRNRYPHEFSGGQRQRIAIARAMILKPKVVVLDEPTSALDRSVQKQIVELLRQLQKDHDLSYLFISHDLAVVRAMADYLIVMKQGKIVEEGLTEDVFDNPQMEYTQTLMAAALDPTRFRLSA, from the coding sequence ATGACGAAAGAAAACCCCATCCTTTCGGTCAAGGATCTCTATGTGCGCTTTCGCACGCTGGATGGCGCTGTCGAGGCGGTGAAGGGTATCAACCTTCACGTCAACGCCGGCGAGACAGTGGCGATTGTCGGCGAATCCGGCTCGGGCAAAAGCCAGACCATGATGGCGGCGATGCGGCTTCTGGCCGGCAATGGCGAGGCCACCGGCAGCGTCGATTATCGCGGCAAAAATCTTCTGGCGATGCGCAAATCCGAGATCAACCAGGTGCGCGGCAAAAAGATCACCATGATCTTCCAGGAGCCGATGACCTCGCTCGACCCGCTCTACACCATCGGCAACCAGCTGATTGAGCCGATCCAGCGTCACCAGAAACTCGGCGCGGCAGCCGCCCACAAGGAGGCGCTGAGGCTGCTTGAACTGGTGCAGATACCCGAGCCCGAGCGGCGGATGAAATCCTATCCCTACGAGATGTCAGGCGGCCAGCGCCAACGCGTGATGATTGCCATGGCGCTTGCCAATGATCCCGACATTCTGATTGCCGACGAGCCAACAACGGCGCTCGACGTCACCATACAAGCACAGATTCTGGCGCTGCTGGCGGAGTTGCAGGCCAAGCTCGGCATGGCGATTGTCTTCATCACCCATGATCTGGGCATCGTGCGCCGCTTCGCCGACCGCGTCTATGTGATGCGCAAGGGCGAGGTGGTGGAAGAAGGCACCACCGAAAAGGTGTTTGAGCACCCGGCGCATGAGTATACGAAAATGCTGCTTCTGGCCGAGCCAACCGGCACCAAGGCGCCGGTGCCAGCGAGTGCGCCCATTCTGCTGCAGGGAAAAGATGTCGAGGTGACCTTCCGGATCGGCGGTGGTTTCCTGGCCGGCCCGCCCATGCTGCTGAAGGCTGTCGACAAGATAAGCATCACGCTGAGGAAGGGCCAGACGATCGGCATCGTCGGCGAATCCGGCTCCGGCAAGTCGACCCTTGGCCGCGCGCTGCTCAGGCTTTTGTCGAGCAAGGGAAATATCCGCTTCGGAGAACAGACCATTTCGGAAACCGACAGGGGAGACATGCACAAGCTGCGGCGCGAACTGCAGCTGGTGTTCCAGGACCCGTTCGGCTCGCTGTCGCCACGCATGACTGTGGGACAGATTGTTACCGAGGGTCTTCTGGTTCACGAAACACAACTCTCCCGCCAGGAGCGCGACCGCCGTGCCTGCGCGGCGCTGGAGGAGGTGGGTCTCGACCCCGCCACCCGCAACCGCTATCCGCATGAATTCTCAGGCGGCCAGCGGCAGCGCATCGCTATCGCCCGCGCCATGATCTTGAAGCCCAAAGTGGTGGTGCTGGACGAGCCGACCTCGGCGCTCGACCGCTCGGTACAAAAGCAGATCGTGGAATTGCTGCGCCAGCTGCAAAAAGATCACGACCTCTCCTACCTGTTCATCAGCCACGACCTCGCCGTGGTGCGCGCCATGGCCGACTATCTGATCGTCATGAAGCAGGGCAAGATCGTCGAAGAGGGCCTGACCGAAGACGTCTTCGACAACCCGCAAATGGAATACACACAGACGCTGATGGCAGCGGCTCTGGACCCGACACGGTTCAGGCTGAGCGCTTGA
- a CDS encoding tyrosine-type recombinase/integrase, producing MPRSKKPPRLWLRTETDSRGNVRPRWVIKDGTKHVRTGCFADQAAEAGQKLAEYIAEKHEPQRGGLAAEVFVADVLSVYLEEKADQSADPKRVKQTVIRLNEFFGDRSVKDIKGPLCRKFARQRGTDAGARRDLVYLSAALHYYHENYELDSVPRVTLPPKGLPRDRFLTRTEAAALLRAARGSVKVMTDGRPSWHKQKDPKRAHLVRLILIGLYTGTRPGAILDLQWIRTTTGGWADLDSGVIFRRADGERVAHNKRKPPVKIARKLLGHLRRWRRIDGWDRYTNGIRHIVHYHGQPITKLNKAFRSAVAAAGLSGDVTPHILRHTRGTWLAQAGVPAGEAAASLGLTVDEYERTYLHNDPNFQQAAADAY from the coding sequence ATGCCGCGTTCAAAAAAGCCCCCCCGCCTCTGGCTTCGAACCGAAACCGACAGTCGGGGCAACGTCCGCCCGCGGTGGGTCATCAAGGACGGAACAAAGCATGTCCGCACAGGATGCTTTGCGGATCAAGCTGCAGAGGCCGGACAAAAACTCGCTGAATATATCGCCGAAAAGCACGAGCCCCAACGGGGCGGTCTTGCAGCTGAGGTCTTCGTCGCTGACGTCTTGAGCGTCTATCTCGAGGAAAAGGCTGATCAATCAGCAGACCCGAAGAGGGTTAAACAAACAGTCATCCGGTTGAATGAATTCTTTGGCGATCGGTCGGTCAAAGACATCAAAGGCCCGCTATGCCGAAAGTTTGCCCGGCAGCGCGGCACCGATGCCGGCGCCAGGCGAGACCTCGTTTACCTGAGCGCTGCCCTGCACTACTACCATGAGAACTACGAGCTCGACTCCGTTCCGCGAGTCACTCTTCCGCCGAAGGGACTGCCGAGGGATAGGTTCCTCACGCGGACGGAAGCTGCAGCGCTTTTGCGCGCAGCGCGTGGTTCGGTCAAGGTAATGACCGATGGGCGGCCATCGTGGCACAAACAGAAAGACCCGAAGCGGGCGCACTTGGTCCGGCTGATCTTGATCGGTCTCTACACCGGCACCCGCCCAGGAGCTATTTTGGACCTTCAGTGGATACGCACCACCACAGGTGGGTGGGCAGACCTCGACAGCGGGGTGATCTTTCGGCGCGCCGATGGCGAACGTGTGGCTCACAACAAGCGGAAGCCGCCGGTCAAGATTGCCCGGAAGCTGCTCGGCCATTTACGACGTTGGCGCCGGATTGATGGATGGGATCGCTACACCAACGGCATCCGCCATATTGTGCACTACCACGGCCAGCCGATCACAAAATTGAACAAAGCGTTCCGCAGCGCCGTCGCTGCGGCCGGGCTGTCGGGTGATGTCACGCCCCACATATTGCGTCACACTCGTGGGACATGGTTGGCGCAAGCGGGAGTGCCTGCAGGCGAGGCAGCTGCGTCTCTTGGGTTGACGGTCGATGAGTATGAGCGAACCTACCTGCACAACGATCCAAACTTTCAACAGGCAGCTGCTGACGCCTATTGA
- a CDS encoding helicase HerA domain-containing protein: MIDNQAMTVLQDAARLAMFLDRPAAIVGTTGAGKSFAAKGAVEHLLSLGRRVIIIDPTGAWYGLRAGADGSPSGGFPVLIFGGYHADVRLEPTAEAGKALALALAERDVQAIIDTSEMTGGEKNRFLTPFLENLYAKNKAALHLIVDEADEVAAQNLADGEQRLFGAFDKIVRRGRIKGFRPLMISQRPAVIHKNVLSQIGTLIALKLTSPQDRKAVNEWVKGNADADQARAVMTSLPTLQRGEGWVWSPADDVLERVMFPPIRTFDSSRTPQIGEVLTAPALAAVDVKALREAMIISSSKNEGAKSARATANVDIDAAEKRAYDNGYKDGYFAARNALTKMFADRVSAVAEDIRSNGGGKPSDIAVPITIRAPNTPAPFSAEKKPVVVAGLEPVANFPRTVPAADLPPSLQKALDSVAWWRSIGFDEVARNRAAITAGLSPTASTFGVYVSKLVERGLLEVSTPGHIRLTDAGVAQSVIPASLDVHTSARALLEPQPARVFDLVIGVHPEPISRGDLADLMGLSRSASTLGVYLAKVSRLGFIQTLPGSLVKAADFLFSGGKIG; encoded by the coding sequence GTGATCGACAATCAAGCCATGACTGTTTTACAGGACGCTGCGCGCCTGGCGATGTTTCTGGACCGGCCCGCTGCGATTGTCGGGACAACCGGTGCCGGCAAGTCTTTCGCTGCAAAGGGGGCCGTTGAGCATCTGCTCTCTCTCGGGCGGCGAGTTATAATCATCGATCCGACTGGCGCTTGGTACGGGCTGCGGGCTGGCGCTGATGGATCGCCGAGCGGGGGCTTTCCGGTTCTGATTTTTGGTGGGTATCATGCCGACGTTCGGCTAGAACCTACGGCCGAAGCCGGTAAGGCGCTGGCGCTGGCGCTGGCCGAGCGTGATGTTCAAGCGATTATAGACACGTCGGAAATGACAGGTGGCGAGAAAAACCGCTTCCTGACGCCATTTCTGGAAAATCTCTATGCCAAGAACAAGGCAGCGCTGCACTTGATCGTCGACGAAGCCGACGAGGTTGCAGCTCAGAACCTTGCTGATGGAGAACAAAGGCTTTTCGGGGCGTTTGACAAAATTGTTCGCCGAGGCCGCATCAAAGGGTTTCGGCCCCTGATGATCTCCCAACGCCCGGCCGTCATCCACAAAAACGTCCTTTCGCAGATCGGAACTCTTATCGCGTTGAAGCTGACCAGCCCCCAAGACCGGAAAGCGGTCAACGAATGGGTGAAGGGCAACGCGGACGCAGACCAGGCCCGCGCTGTGATGACAAGCCTGCCCACGCTGCAGCGTGGTGAGGGATGGGTTTGGTCACCTGCTGACGACGTCCTGGAGCGCGTGATGTTCCCCCCAATCCGCACGTTTGACAGCAGCCGGACCCCGCAGATCGGTGAGGTACTAACAGCACCAGCATTGGCGGCCGTCGACGTCAAAGCCTTGCGAGAGGCCATGATAATTTCTTCGTCCAAAAATGAGGGAGCAAAGAGCGCGCGTGCGACAGCGAATGTCGACATCGATGCGGCCGAGAAGCGGGCCTATGACAATGGATACAAAGATGGGTATTTTGCCGCCCGGAACGCGCTCACCAAGATGTTTGCCGATCGCGTCAGCGCCGTAGCCGAGGATATCCGTTCCAATGGCGGGGGGAAGCCATCCGATATCGCTGTTCCTATAACTATCCGTGCACCGAATACTCCCGCTCCATTTTCAGCAGAAAAGAAACCAGTGGTCGTGGCAGGGCTCGAACCTGTTGCAAATTTTCCTCGCACCGTTCCTGCAGCCGACTTGCCTCCGTCCCTACAAAAGGCGCTGGACTCTGTCGCATGGTGGCGTTCGATTGGATTTGATGAGGTTGCGCGGAACCGAGCGGCCATCACGGCTGGCCTAAGCCCAACAGCATCGACATTTGGCGTCTACGTTTCCAAATTAGTCGAGCGCGGCTTACTCGAAGTGTCCACACCCGGCCACATTCGCCTCACTGACGCCGGCGTTGCCCAGTCCGTTATCCCCGCCTCATTGGACGTGCACACCAGCGCGCGGGCGCTGCTTGAGCCTCAGCCAGCCCGTGTGTTCGACTTGGTGATCGGTGTTCACCCGGAGCCGATCAGCCGTGGTGATCTGGCCGATCTTATGGGTCTTTCGCGAAGCGCAAGCACGCTCGGCGTCTACCTCGCAAAAGTTTCCCGGCTCGGGTTTATCCAAACGCTGCCGGGCAGCCTTGTGAAGGCAGCTGATTTTTTGTTTTCAGGAGGCAAGATTGGTTGA
- a CDS encoding DUF3850 domain-containing protein: MTQIHYLRTIDRYFDAVRRGEKTFEVRLNDRAFQTGDIIILRKISESGYAIAPDGVSVGYDEICKRVTYLLQGGQFGIEPRYCILGLGDAGDSGENHD, encoded by the coding sequence ATGACCCAAATCCATTACTTAAGGACCATCGACCGATATTTCGATGCAGTCCGTCGAGGCGAAAAGACATTCGAGGTTCGCTTGAATGATAGAGCCTTTCAGACAGGCGACATTATCATACTCCGTAAGATAAGCGAGAGCGGGTACGCCATCGCTCCTGATGGAGTATCGGTCGGATACGACGAAATCTGCAAACGCGTGACCTATCTACTGCAAGGCGGTCAATTTGGGATCGAGCCCCGCTATTGTATTCTTGGATTGGGCGACGCAGGTGATAGTGGAGAAAATCATGACTGA
- a CDS encoding DUF1653 domain-containing protein gives MNPVVGTPAQPGSMIAALQEIRDKADLGVSYGLSADLICEQIAAIARSALATPPAPSIDDCWQPTHQHVKRGSTYRIEGYASLQTTSPCEETAVLVIYRAKDGKLWARPHDEFNDGRFIPLATNGSAA, from the coding sequence ATGAATCCTGTGGTCGGCACACCAGCGCAGCCAGGTTCAATGATTGCGGCTTTGCAGGAGATCCGCGACAAGGCGGACCTTGGCGTCAGCTATGGCTTATCCGCCGATCTCATCTGCGAACAAATAGCCGCGATCGCACGATCCGCCCTCGCCACCCCTCCCGCACCTAGCATCGATGACTGCTGGCAGCCCACACACCAGCACGTCAAGCGCGGTTCGACATACCGCATTGAAGGCTATGCCAGCCTGCAAACAACCAGCCCATGCGAGGAAACCGCTGTCCTTGTGATTTACCGCGCTAAGGACGGCAAACTGTGGGCGAGGCCGCATGATGAGTTTAACGATGGCAGGTTCATTCCCCTCGCCACCAATGGGAGTGCAGCGTGA